The Niallia circulans nucleotide sequence ATGTTTTCTAGGCAAATTAAAAGCTGATCTATACATAAAGGAAGATTTACATGATAAAAAAAACATTTAAGTTACATGCTAATACTGGTTTTGCTCGTCAAGCAAGTTATTTATCAAATGCCTCCTCTATGTTCAACGCTAAGCTATTAATTACATATCAAGGAAATTCTGTTTATATAAGAAAGTCTCCTGATTCTATCATGGATATTTTGTCTTTATATATTCTACCTGGTGCATATTTTAGTATTTGCGCAGATGGAATTGATGAAAAGATTGCTCTTGAGACAATAGAAGATATACTTTTTGATTAACTTAGCAAAGACCGGTGAAGTAACATATAATTCTCCTGTCCTTTTCCTTTCCCCTAGAAAAGAAAGTCCATGAAATTTCTAGCGCTACTTAGACAATTAAACGGCGGCAATTTATACAGTTAAAGAATAGCATCCAACAATGTATTTGCTTTATAAGTTAGATAGCGCTACTTATATTCATGTCCTGCTACAACTTATTAATTACAATGGAAACTTTATAATTTACATGCTTATTTAAATCTGTTAAAAACTGATCTAGTACTTCATTGGAGGGAAATCTGCTTTCTAAAAGATAACAACCATCTCCGCTGATTTTGTAATTCGTTAATACATAGTTTTTTTGTTCTGCTATAAAAGAAAGATAAGGCTGATGCGATGTACTTTTTGTAAAAATTGTAATCCAGGCATGCACCCAGCAGCCTAATTCCTTTTGATTCACTTGGATGGTATATTTTTCGATAACTCCATTATCCTCTAATTTAGCGACTCTGGCTGCTGCTGCTTGACCAGTTAAATGGACTCGCTCGCCTAATTCTTTCATTGTAATTCGGCTGTTATTTGATAATTCTTCTAGGATAAGCTTATCTGTTTGATCTAACATTTATAAAATCCTTTCATAAATCAAGTTAAACGACTAAAAGACCTGATTTTATCTGTGTATTTAGGTTTATCAAAAATATAAACTATATGTAGCTTAAAGAAAAGGAGTTATTATCATGAAAATTACACAAATCCGAAATGCAACTATTATAGTGGAATATGCAGGGAAAAAAATCTTAATTGACCCAATGCTAGCAAAGAAAAATACCTATCCAGCATTTCCAAATACAATTAGACAGGACCAAGGAAATCCTTCTGTAGATTTACCGATGTCTGTTAACGATATTATCAGTGGAGTAGATGCCATTATCCTAACACATCTTCATTTAGACCATTTTGATGATGCTGCTAAGGAACTTTTGCCAAAGGAGATAAAAATGTTTGTACAGAACCAAAATGATGCTGAACAAGTGAAAAGCTTTGGTTTTCAAGAGGTAGAAGTGTTAACAAAAGATACAGTATTTGAAGGTATTCAATTGATAAAAACAACGGGGGAACACGGCAGAGGAGAAAAGCTTTTAGAATTGATGGGTGAGGTTTGTGGTGTTGTATTGAAGCAGCCTACTGAAAAAACTCTATATATAGCAGGTGACACTGTCTGGTATAATGGTATTCAACAAGAACTCGATACACATAAACCTGATATTATCGTTGTTAACGGTGGAGATAATCAGATAATAGGGTTTGGTTCTCTTATCATGGGTAAAGATGATATTTACGAAATGTATAAAGCAGCCCCACAATCTAAAATTATTTCTGTTCATATGGAAGCAGTTAACCATTGGGGGTTAGCAAGAGCAGAGTTAAAAACCTTTATTAATGACAAAGGAATATCCGATCATATTTTAGTTCCAGATGATGGCGAATCCTACATTTTTTAAGTTTTAAATATAAGAAGCTCAAGATTATTTTGTAAATAATTATGAGCTTCTTCTTCATTACTGCTTTTAAAACAGCATAATCATTAGCTTAAGTATTTTTAATTTAAGATTGTTAGCTGACTAAAAATAAATCATAAAATATGAGGTACTGTTTATGAATGTTAATACAAAGGATACTATTCAAGCAAAACAGCAATCTGCTTGGTTGCAAGAATATATAGATTCACCTGATAAACAAAAACAGCTCTATGCAAAAACATTAAAAGTCGTAGTTTTTTCACAAATGCTTGGGGGAGCCGGACTGGCAGCCGGGGTAACGGTTGGCGCGTTAATCGCCCAGGATATGCTTGGAACAGACAGTGTATCAGGAATCCCCACTGCGCTACTCACTTTAGGATCTGCAGGTGCTGCCTTACTCATAGGTCGGTCTTCTCAGCGTTTTGGCCGGAGAGCAGGATTGGCAGGCGGGTTTCTTGCAGGCGGCCTTGGAGCAATCGGAATAATTCTCGCTACCCTGTTCAGCAGCCTAACCCTTTTCTTTATTTCCCTTCTTATTTACGGGGCAGGTACTGCTTCCAATTTGCAAGCCCGCTATGCAGGAACCGATTTGGCTACATCGAAGCAGCGTGCGACTGCAGCAAGCATGGCCTTGGTGTCAACAACCTTTGGAGCTGTAGCAGGTCCTAATTTGGTTAATGTTATGGGGGAATTTGCTAATTCGATTGGCGTACCAACACTGGCTGGTCCCTTTATATTATCAGGAACGGCATTTATCTTAGCTGGATTAGTTCTCTTAATCTTTCTTCGTCCAGATCCGTTAATTGTTGCGACAGCTTTAGCAAATGCTCAAAGGAAAGCTGATACAACTGGTTTAAAATCATATCAAGATAGTTCTAAATTGAACAAACGAGGAACAATCGTGGGGGCTACCATTATGGTGCTGACCCAACTAGTGATGGTAGCCATTATGACCATGACACCAATACACATGCAGCACCATGGTCATGGACTAAGCGAGGTAGGATTGGTTATAGGATTCCATATTGGTGCTATGTACTTCCCTTCTATTGTGACAGGCATCCTAGTTGATAAAATCGGGCGCATTGCGATGGCCTCAGTCTCTGGTGCTACCCTTCTCGCTTCTGGTATTGTAGCAGCTTTTGCTCCGCCAAGCTCAATGACAATGCTTATCTTGGCATTAGTACTGCTTGGACTTGGCTGGAACTTTGGTTTAATAAGTGGTACAGCTCTCATAATCGATTCAACTCATCCTTCTATTCGTGCAAAGACACAAGGTTCTGTTGATGTCTTAGTAGCATTATCCGGGGCTTCCGGCGGAGCGTTATCAGGAATGGTTGTCGCTCATTCCAGTTATGCAACACTGTCCATTATTGGGGCCATTTTATCACTGGTACTTATACCAGTAGTTGTTTGGTCGCATAAAAGCAAAAGTGATATAAATACTGCTTCTAGTTCCACAAGTATTTAAAAAAACCAACAAAGGTAATGCAAAAAGGGTCTGTTTAACATGATGCAGACCCCTTTTTGCATGAGCCACGCTAACTATATAGATTCATCCTTCGTGATTTTCAGCATGATGGCAGCATCTATAAAATTATTTGTTCTGACACTATTAAAATCTTTATATTCATACGAAATTCTTCCAAATATAGATAGCTAGACCAAAACCAAAGGTACAAAGCTATTAGCCGATACATTTAATGACCAAATAGCCTCATAAACTCATGATTTGGTATATCTTGCGACAACTCAATAAAATATTCTAATTGCCATGATTGTGTTTTTATAGCTTGTTTGCTGACAGGTTTATCCCAGCTAGGGTAAACTCTTATTGCCATTTTTCCGTTTGTTGTGGCAGTTTTGAGGATTTTTTGCTTAAGAAGGGCGTCCTTTGGAAATATAAATTGTCCAAATCTATTAGTTGTAAATGTATTAATAATTAATAAATCGGGAGCCTGCTCATAGGAATAGGCTTGGTTTTTATTTGCCTCATCTTTTTCCCAAAAGGCAACAAACTGGCCTATCTTTGTTGGTGTTGTCTTTGCGACTCTAAATCTAACTGATTTTGTATTAAGCTGAAATGTACCTGCACCGTACTCTGAATTTTGAGCTTCTTCACAAATATCTTCTATCATTAAGTGATTTGGTGCATAAAAGTTTTCGTTAACAAAGGTTAGTGCCCGATAAAATTCATTCACTGCTTTGTGCTCCTTATTTTCACTTATAATTTTCTCTTCCAATTAACTTAATAACTAAACCAATTAAACAAGCCGTCTACCATTTACCTCTAATTTTTAGGTAAATCACATTTCTCTCAATATCCGAAAAAGATGAAATAATATTATTTCAACTATACCATAAAATAATAAAAACAGAAACGTTTGTTCTTGTTTAGCCAAATTACAGGATAAGCCCTCTTCCGTATAAAGAAGAGGGCTTATCCATATTCAACTTACAGCCACTATTAATCTTTCTTTAACTCAACAACTTCTTCAACAGCACTAGCAATATCCTTTGCTGTTAACTGATAAAAGGCTTTTAAATATTCAAGCTTACCAACCTGGCCGAATTGCTCTTTGACGCCAATTCGTTTCATTGGTGTTGGGCAGTGCTCGCTTAAGACCTCTGCCACAGCACTTCCTAGCCCGCCGATTACATTATGATTTTCTGCAGTAACAATTGCTTTTGTTTTTTGAGCGTACTTAACAATTAAGTCTTTATCAATTGGTTTAATTGTGAACATATCAATAACTGCTGCTTTGATTCCCTCTTGCTGAAGGATGTCTGCTGCCTTTAATGATTCAGCCACCATAATACCGCTCGCAATAATCGTTACATCCTCCCCTTCACGAAGAAGCTTCCCTTTTCCCGCTTCGAAGACTTCATTTTCTGGGTAAAGCTTTACCGCGTTTTTGCGGATGGTGCGGATATAATGGATACCATGCTCTTTTTCCACCTTTTGAAGCAGGTAGCGCAGCATAGTAGAATCACTTACTTCATAAACATGACAATTTGGAATGAGCCTGACTAGACCGATATCTTCAAAAGCCATATGTGTACCACCATTATGCTCTGCCGTTACTCCTGAATCAGATCCTAATATTTTTATATTCGTTTTAGCATAAGCACCTGAAATGAACAGTTGATCGAAGGCACGACGAGTAGCAAATTGACCAAATGTATGCACAAAGGGAATTCTGCCTGTTAACGATAAGCCGGCGGCAACTCCCATCATATTCGCTTCCATAATTCCAGTATTGATTATTTGATTTGGTATTTCCTTGATAATTTTATTCGTTGAAATGGCGCTCATTAAATCTGCTTCTAAGCCAATTACCTGTGGATTCGCCTTAGCCATTTCCATTAGAGTATTAGCATACACCTGGCGCATTTCTACGCTTTCTAATTCATAGTTTTTAGATGCTGTGATCATCAGTTCACACCCTTTTCAAGTTTCATTTCTAATTCTGCAACTGCACTTAAAATTGCTGCTTCATCTGCTTCACTTGGACGGATATGATGGTTATCAGCCTTCTCCTCTAAATAAGGCACTCCTTGCCCTTTGACTGTATCTAAAATAATCGCAATCGGCTTATCATTTTGCGCTTTTCCTTTTTCGATTGCTTCATAGATTTCTTTTACAGAGGCACCGTCGATTTGCATGGCATAAAAACCAAAGGCATTAAATTTCTCTACGAAATCCAGTGGATCAATAATATCCTTCGTTAATCCGTCTAGCTGTTTTTTATTATCATCCACAAATACTACAAGCTGATTCAGCTTATGATGTGCTGCAAATTGAAATGCCTCCCAGCACTGTCCTTCGTTTAATTCGCCATCTCCCACAATGCAATACGTGTAGTTGCCTTTATTAGCTAGTTTATGAGACAGAGCTACTCCAACAGCCGCTGAGATTCCTTGCCCGAGAGAGCCTGTTGTCATATCAACACCTGGTGTTAAATTTTTGTCTGGATGTGAAGGCAGCTTCGTTCCATTTTGATTTAGCGTATACAAAAGCTCTTCAGGGAAATAGCCTTTTGCCGCTAAGGTTGCATATAAACTCGGTCCACCATGGCCTTTTGATAGAATAAAATAATCTCGCTCATCCCAGTTTGGATTTTCAGGATCTATCCTCATCACTTCTCCATATAATACGGCCAACGTTTCAACAATGGACAAGCTTCCGCCATAATGGCCAAAACCCAAATGGTTTAACTCTTTTAATGTTTTTAAGCGTATCTCATCTCGGAAAAGCTCCAACTTCTGTATATCCTCACTCATGCTTATTCCTCCTTCTTGTAAACAAATGACCTGCTTGATCAAAGATTCATCAAAAGCCCTTTGCGATTCTTAACTTCTTAGCATTAAACACCAAGCTTTTGTGAGTTATTGCTGTCTTTGTTTTTCTTAAAAAAGCCAAATACCACAGCAAGTAAGACAAGACCAACAACCGTAATGGTAACACCAGTAGCGCCAAATGATTTAGCGACATTTCCAAGAACAACTCCAGATACGGCGAAGTCAGCATCAGAAAATGTTGTGCTAACGAAGCCTAAATCTCCAAGTACAGGCATTAAGAATACAGGCAGGAAGGTGATTAATAATCCATTAACAAAAGAACCGACCGTAGCTCCGTGCACCCCACCTGTTGCATTTCCAAAAACACCGGCTGTTGCACCAGTAAAGAAATGCGGGACTACACCTGGCAAGATGATAACAGAGCCTGTTAGAGCAAGAATGACCATCCCGACAATACCGCCAGCAAAGCTTGAAAAGAATCCAATTAGCACTGCATTTGGTGCATATGGAAACACAATTGGACAATCAAGGGCAGGCTTAGAATTCGGAACTAGTTTAGTAGAAATCCCTTTAAACGCTGGGACGATTTCTGCTAAAACAAGACGAACTCCTGAAAGGATGATAAATACTCCTGCTGCAAAAGTAACACCTTGAATAACAGAGAAAACAAGATAATGACTGCCATTACTTAGTTCCTGCTCTACATAGGAAGGACCAGCAAAAAGCGCAATGATTACATAAAGAATTACCATCGTTAACGATATAGTCACAGAACTATCGCGCAGGAAGCCTAATCCTTTTGGAAAGTTAATCTCTTCTGTTGAACGCGATCCTTTTCCAACAAGCTTTCCAATAAGACCAGATGCAACATAGCCTAAGCTCGAAAAATGGCCAAATCCAACATTATTGTTGCCTGTAATTTTCCGCATAATCGGCTGACAAATCGCAGGAAACACTGCCATGATTAAACCTAGAGCAAGGGAACCAATAATAATGAGGGGAATTCCTTTTAAACCAGAAACGACTAAGATAACAGCGAGCATACATGCCATATATAATGTATGATGACCAGTTAAAAAGATATATTTCAACCTTGTAAACCTTGCAATTAAAATGTTGGCAATCATGCCAAAGAACATAATAAAGGCTGTCGTACTGCCAAATTCGTTAAGTGCCACTGCAACAATCGCCTCGTTATTCGGAACAACACCTGTTACATTAAAGGCGTGCTGAAACATCTTTCCAAACGGATCGAGCGACTGAGTTATGATTCCAGCGCCTGCTGAAATGACAAGAAAGCCAAGAAACGTTTTAGTTGTCCCCTTCACGATTTCACTTGTTGGTTTTTTCTGTATAATAAGTCCTACTAATGAAATTAATGCAATTAAGACAGCTGGTTGGCTCAAAATATCCATCATCAATTTGAGAATTCTTTCACCCATCATATATGCCTCCTTATAGTTCAGCTAAATTAGCAATTTGAATAGTTACAGCAAGCCCTTTTGTTGCAAGACTTCTTGTAGTTTCGCCCGTAGCCCATCCATATCTATGATGCTATCAATGACAATAACCTCACCTAAATGGCCCATTCCTGTGGCAATGTCCTTTGCCGCTATAAACAGATCTGCTGAATCTGGCGTTGCTGAGCTAAGGTCACAATGATCTACCTCAATCCCATTGATCCCAAGCTCTGTCAAAATTTGCTGCACGTTCATCTCCAACATAAAACTGCTTCCTAATCCTGTTCCACAGATTGCTAATATTTTCATCGTAATTCCTCCTAATGTTTGTTTTTATTAAACCGCTTCCGAATATAGCTCGAATAACTGAAGAATGCTCTCGACTGACTCTGTTTCCTTTAATATTTCAATATTATTTTTATCGCTCAGCAGCTTCGTCAATTGCGAAAGTGCTTTAAGATGTGTGGTATTATCGCTAGCCGCAATACAGAAAAACAAGCGGACAGGGTACCTTTCATCATTTAAAATATATACAGGCTCATTAAGCTTAAGAAAGCTCATCCCTACTTGATTCACTCCCATTTCCGGCCGTGCATGCGGGATGGCAACTTCCGGACCAAGTACTACATATGGACCTAATGTTTTAATATTGGCAATCATCGCTTCTATATAAGAGGACTCAATTGTGCCTTTTTCTAGCAACGGATTTGCTGCAAATTTTAAAGCTTCCTCCCAATCGGGCAGTTGTTCGACAAGTTGAATTGTATCTTCTTTTAATAAATCGCTTAACACAGGTTGGTTCCTCCTCCTTTGAATATCTGTTTTTTTATGAAAAGTTAGTTGACTTAAAGCACTTGTTAATCCCTTTTCATCATATATATTTGCATGCCGCCCAATTGTTTGGACAAGCTCTTTCAAAGATATATCGTGGTATTGTATATTAAAAAGCTGCTGATATACTGCATTAACTAAGCTGTTCTTTTCATTTGGCGTCATTAATGGCTTAACATAAAAGCAAGGCAGCTTTGACTCGATCTCTACTGTCGAAAAAACAAGATCGTATTGATTAACATCCTCTTTTTGGTATCCTTGTAACGATAAGGTTTTTTCGACAGTAATCTCTGAGAAAAGCGACTCGACAAGATGTCTTACCATTAACGACGAGCTAACACCACTTGGACATACGACAATCGCCCGTTTTTTCTTCGGCATGACTTGCTTTGGTTTTGCTAATAATGCGCCAAAATGAATCGTAATAAAACCGATTTCTTCCTCGGGAATATTTATTCCTAATAGCAAGCCAATCGGCTGGATCAACTCCTGCACAATGGTATAAAGCTCGTTATGCTCATTTTTTATTTGTTTGATTAACGGATTATTTATCGGAATGCGATATTTCATTCGATAGTAAGCTGGCTTTAAATGCTGATACAAGGTTTGAACAACTTCATCCTTTTTCTCAAACACAATGGCTGCTTTGTATTCGAAATCAAATACTAGCTGTTCACATAGGTTGAAGAGTAAGTCCCTCCCGCTACCTTGAGTAGAATAACTTCCTAATGAGAGACCCAATAATTGAATCGTAAAATAGCATAATTCATTTTCATCTGACTCTAAGTCAAGAACGTGAAATAACTCCTGTGCCACTAACCACATAGGGTCATTTTTTAATAACTCGATTTCATCATGATGAAATTGAATTAATTTCTGTTCTTCAAGCCGATAAGAATAGAAGATAAGAAAATAAGCAAATTGATGCAATCTTTCTTCCACAAAATATAAATCAAACACCTTTTCTATTTTGGTTAAAGCACCGTGAATGGAACCTAACTGAATTGGATTTGTTCGGTCGGTACCTAAATAACTAATAATGGTTGAAAAATAAGGAACTTGCAGCATCTTAGCTACATGATGCTGGAGAAGGATTCTCTTATCAGACTCTGTTCCAGAAAGATGGTAGCCCTTCTGCCTGGAATATCGAATTTCGACCAATGATGGCTGATTTTTTTCATTCGCCTTTTTCACATCTGATATAACTGTATTTTTACTAACCTGTAAAAGCTGTGTTAAGTGCACAGATGAAATAGGTTCCTGCCGAATAAACAAATAGAAATAAATGAAGATTAAACGTTCCTCTTCTGTTAAAAAAATTGCTTGTTCCTTATTATCTGTTTGCTGTTTTTTATAATGAAACACCACCTCTTCTGGCACTTGAATATAATTTATTCCTTTGTACGCAATACTCGGAAGCTCTTTCTCCTTTAACCAATAATTGATTTTATCCATATCATAGGCAATTTGCCGTTTGGATAATTGAGTTTGCTCGATAACCTGATTCATAGTTGTACTCTTCACTTTTAAAAGATATTCAAGTAAAAGTGCAGGTCGTTTATCAATCATCATTGAAACTACCTCCTGAAATAATCATATAATAAAACGCTTACATTTAGAGATATCATTGGGAACAAACATTGGTATGCAGTCTTTAGCAAAATTGTGCTGAACCCCTGTCGAGACAAAGTTTTGTTTCCTCCTTATGCTTTATTGTCTCTATCTTACAAAGTACATTTGAGTATAACCATTTAATCATCCAGCCTCAAGAGTATTTTTTATTTGAAGGACTATTAGTCATTTGCAGCAAAACATGGCAGATCTTCACAATTAAACCGACCAAATAAAAAAAGGCGTTCTCCAATTAAGGAAAACACCTGATTACACTGCTCTGCTATATTTTTAGAATTTCATTCATTTATAGATTAAAATAATGCTTGAATCCCAATATAAAATTCATATAAGAAATAGAAACCGAATCCAAACAATAAAATACCCGCAATAATAGAGGTCCATTTAATCATTTGGCGGTTCATTATTTTTCTTGTAAATGACACAATTGTTAACAAACCAATATCGTGCAATAAGATTCCTGTAATAATTCCTAATGCGACAATGATAAAGCTGTTTGATTCAC carries:
- a CDS encoding HPr family phosphocarrier protein, coding for MIKKTFKLHANTGFARQASYLSNASSMFNAKLLITYQGNSVYIRKSPDSIMDILSLYILPGAYFSICADGIDEKIALETIEDILFD
- a CDS encoding Lrp/AsnC family transcriptional regulator; protein product: MLDQTDKLILEELSNNSRITMKELGERVHLTGQAAAARVAKLEDNGVIEKYTIQVNQKELGCWVHAWITIFTKSTSHQPYLSFIAEQKNYVLTNYKISGDGCYLLESRFPSNEVLDQFLTDLNKHVNYKVSIVINKL
- a CDS encoding MBL fold metallo-hydrolase, which codes for MKITQIRNATIIVEYAGKKILIDPMLAKKNTYPAFPNTIRQDQGNPSVDLPMSVNDIISGVDAIILTHLHLDHFDDAAKELLPKEIKMFVQNQNDAEQVKSFGFQEVEVLTKDTVFEGIQLIKTTGEHGRGEKLLELMGEVCGVVLKQPTEKTLYIAGDTVWYNGIQQELDTHKPDIIVVNGGDNQIIGFGSLIMGKDDIYEMYKAAPQSKIISVHMEAVNHWGLARAELKTFINDKGISDHILVPDDGESYIF
- a CDS encoding MFS transporter, translating into MNVNTKDTIQAKQQSAWLQEYIDSPDKQKQLYAKTLKVVVFSQMLGGAGLAAGVTVGALIAQDMLGTDSVSGIPTALLTLGSAGAALLIGRSSQRFGRRAGLAGGFLAGGLGAIGIILATLFSSLTLFFISLLIYGAGTASNLQARYAGTDLATSKQRATAASMALVSTTFGAVAGPNLVNVMGEFANSIGVPTLAGPFILSGTAFILAGLVLLIFLRPDPLIVATALANAQRKADTTGLKSYQDSSKLNKRGTIVGATIMVLTQLVMVAIMTMTPIHMQHHGHGLSEVGLVIGFHIGAMYFPSIVTGILVDKIGRIAMASVSGATLLASGIVAAFAPPSSMTMLILALVLLGLGWNFGLISGTALIIDSTHPSIRAKTQGSVDVLVALSGASGGALSGMVVAHSSYATLSIIGAILSLVLIPVVVWSHKSKSDINTASSSTSI
- a CDS encoding MepB family protein; translation: MNEFYRALTFVNENFYAPNHLMIEDICEEAQNSEYGAGTFQLNTKSVRFRVAKTTPTKIGQFVAFWEKDEANKNQAYSYEQAPDLLIINTFTTNRFGQFIFPKDALLKQKILKTATTNGKMAIRVYPSWDKPVSKQAIKTQSWQLEYFIELSQDIPNHEFMRLFGH
- a CDS encoding transketolase family protein, producing MITASKNYELESVEMRQVYANTLMEMAKANPQVIGLEADLMSAISTNKIIKEIPNQIINTGIMEANMMGVAAGLSLTGRIPFVHTFGQFATRRAFDQLFISGAYAKTNIKILGSDSGVTAEHNGGTHMAFEDIGLVRLIPNCHVYEVSDSTMLRYLLQKVEKEHGIHYIRTIRKNAVKLYPENEVFEAGKGKLLREGEDVTIIASGIMVAESLKAADILQQEGIKAAVIDMFTIKPIDKDLIVKYAQKTKAIVTAENHNVIGGLGSAVAEVLSEHCPTPMKRIGVKEQFGQVGKLEYLKAFYQLTAKDIASAVEEVVELKKD
- a CDS encoding transketolase, with the protein product MSEDIQKLELFRDEIRLKTLKELNHLGFGHYGGSLSIVETLAVLYGEVMRIDPENPNWDERDYFILSKGHGGPSLYATLAAKGYFPEELLYTLNQNGTKLPSHPDKNLTPGVDMTTGSLGQGISAAVGVALSHKLANKGNYTYCIVGDGELNEGQCWEAFQFAAHHKLNQLVVFVDDNKKQLDGLTKDIIDPLDFVEKFNAFGFYAMQIDGASVKEIYEAIEKGKAQNDKPIAIILDTVKGQGVPYLEEKADNHHIRPSEADEAAILSAVAELEMKLEKGVN
- a CDS encoding PTS ascorbate transporter subunit IIC, with amino-acid sequence MGERILKLMMDILSQPAVLIALISLVGLIIQKKPTSEIVKGTTKTFLGFLVISAGAGIITQSLDPFGKMFQHAFNVTGVVPNNEAIVAVALNEFGSTTAFIMFFGMIANILIARFTRLKYIFLTGHHTLYMACMLAVILVVSGLKGIPLIIIGSLALGLIMAVFPAICQPIMRKITGNNNVGFGHFSSLGYVASGLIGKLVGKGSRSTEEINFPKGLGFLRDSSVTISLTMVILYVIIALFAGPSYVEQELSNGSHYLVFSVIQGVTFAAGVFIILSGVRLVLAEIVPAFKGISTKLVPNSKPALDCPIVFPYAPNAVLIGFFSSFAGGIVGMVILALTGSVIILPGVVPHFFTGATAGVFGNATGGVHGATVGSFVNGLLITFLPVFLMPVLGDLGFVSTTFSDADFAVSGVVLGNVAKSFGATGVTITVVGLVLLAVVFGFFKKNKDSNNSQKLGV
- a CDS encoding PTS sugar transporter subunit IIB → MKILAICGTGLGSSFMLEMNVQQILTELGINGIEVDHCDLSSATPDSADLFIAAKDIATGMGHLGEVIVIDSIIDMDGLRAKLQEVLQQKGLL
- a CDS encoding BglG family transcription antiterminator gives rise to the protein MMIDKRPALLLEYLLKVKSTTMNQVIEQTQLSKRQIAYDMDKINYWLKEKELPSIAYKGINYIQVPEEVVFHYKKQQTDNKEQAIFLTEEERLIFIYFYLFIRQEPISSVHLTQLLQVSKNTVISDVKKANEKNQPSLVEIRYSRQKGYHLSGTESDKRILLQHHVAKMLQVPYFSTIISYLGTDRTNPIQLGSIHGALTKIEKVFDLYFVEERLHQFAYFLIFYSYRLEEQKLIQFHHDEIELLKNDPMWLVAQELFHVLDLESDENELCYFTIQLLGLSLGSYSTQGSGRDLLFNLCEQLVFDFEYKAAIVFEKKDEVVQTLYQHLKPAYYRMKYRIPINNPLIKQIKNEHNELYTIVQELIQPIGLLLGINIPEEEIGFITIHFGALLAKPKQVMPKKKRAIVVCPSGVSSSLMVRHLVESLFSEITVEKTLSLQGYQKEDVNQYDLVFSTVEIESKLPCFYVKPLMTPNEKNSLVNAVYQQLFNIQYHDISLKELVQTIGRHANIYDEKGLTSALSQLTFHKKTDIQRRRNQPVLSDLLKEDTIQLVEQLPDWEEALKFAANPLLEKGTIESSYIEAMIANIKTLGPYVVLGPEVAIPHARPEMGVNQVGMSFLKLNEPVYILNDERYPVRLFFCIAASDNTTHLKALSQLTKLLSDKNNIEILKETESVESILQLFELYSEAV